The proteins below come from a single Acidobacteriota bacterium genomic window:
- a CDS encoding nuclear transport factor 2 family protein gives MGQRESAGLVGGKNSCDDQNVKITIVLTLLLTVSVWAADCPKQQPKTEAALISLENNWADALSRKDADTVACMLATEFEEADVDGSLHTRAENLAKIPNRKPGTNHLSEMRAHIEGNMGFTRGLAELVDASGKVVARVRFTDVFTYRDGRWQALIGHESLISQAAR, from the coding sequence ATGGGTCAACGCGAAAGCGCAGGTCTTGTCGGCGGCAAGAATTCATGTGACGATCAGAACGTGAAAATCACTATTGTTCTTACACTCTTGTTGACTGTTTCTGTATGGGCCGCGGATTGTCCGAAGCAACAGCCGAAAACCGAGGCCGCCTTGATCAGCCTCGAAAACAATTGGGCCGATGCGCTCAGCCGCAAGGATGCCGATACCGTTGCCTGCATGCTCGCCACCGAATTTGAGGAGGCGGACGTGGATGGATCGCTTCATACACGCGCGGAAAACCTGGCGAAGATTCCCAATCGTAAACCCGGCACGAACCATCTCTCTGAAATGCGCGCGCACATTGAAGGCAACATGGGATTCACGCGTGGCCTTGCCGAACTGGTGGATGCTTCCGGCAAAGTCGTCGCCCGCGTCCGTTTCACGGATGTGTTCACGTATCGGGACGGCCGGTGGCAAGCGCTGATCGGCCACGAGTCGCTGATCAGCCAGGCCGCCCGGTAA
- the acpP gene encoding acyl carrier protein has translation MAAVDEKVKQIIVEQLGVDEGEVTPSASFVDDLGADSLDTVELVMAFEEAFDIEIPDEDAEKIRTVNDAIDYIGKHAKAGK, from the coding sequence ATGGCAGCTGTTGACGAAAAAGTGAAGCAAATCATTGTGGAACAATTGGGTGTAGACGAGGGCGAAGTCACACCGAGCGCCTCGTTCGTGGACGACCTGGGAGCTGATTCGCTCGACACCGTGGAACTGGTCATGGCCTTCGAAGAAGCCTTCGACATCGAGATTCCGGACGAAGACGCCGAGAAGATCCGCACCGTCAACGATGCCATCGACTACATCGGCAAGCACGCAAAGGCAGGCAAGTAA
- a CDS encoding amidohydrolase family protein encodes MFREGHDFSRAADAKLKPASAAEAGALPTISAICALVLAAFALLCIPAAAQDKPIALKGGKLLTITHGTIENGTVVLQGGKITAVGSAASVNVPAGAQVIDVTGMTVYPGLIDSETSLGLTEISAEEMTNDLVEISDEIMPHMHTAEAFHAETTLIPVARMNGITNAVIAPSSGDTLPGQDSFIQLDGASANEMLLIRDLAMPLNFTGNERRNRGGFDKRKFPSTRMGLAAQLRQAFLDAQDYKSKWTDYDRKKADAARDKKPEPSAPKRDLKLESLLPYLEGKKTIVLAAEGPSELQTAVRLANEFKLKFVLNHISHSQPVLDYVASLKVPVIVGPIYEAPKDDERYDAVYSLPAELHKRGVKVIFASYSAHNVRNLPDEAGYAVAFGLPYDEALKAITLNAAEVWGVADKLGSLDVGKTANVVVANGDPLDVKTAVKQVYIEGRAMPMTNRQVWLRDQYSK; translated from the coding sequence ATGTTCCGAGAAGGGCACGACTTCAGTCGTGCCGCCGATGCCAAATTGAAACCGGCTTCAGCCGCTGAGGCTGGTGCGCTTCCGACGATCAGTGCCATCTGTGCGCTGGTTCTGGCAGCGTTCGCGTTGCTGTGCATTCCCGCGGCGGCCCAGGACAAACCCATCGCCCTCAAGGGCGGCAAGCTCCTGACCATCACTCATGGGACGATTGAGAACGGCACTGTCGTTCTGCAAGGCGGAAAGATTACCGCTGTCGGCTCTGCGGCTTCGGTGAACGTTCCGGCCGGAGCGCAGGTGATCGATGTAACCGGCATGACCGTCTATCCCGGCCTGATTGATTCAGAGACCAGTCTCGGACTCACGGAAATCTCCGCCGAAGAGATGACCAACGACCTGGTCGAAATCAGCGACGAGATCATGCCGCACATGCACACCGCCGAAGCCTTTCACGCCGAGACGACTCTCATCCCCGTGGCGCGTATGAATGGCATTACCAACGCGGTCATCGCTCCATCGAGTGGTGACACGCTTCCCGGCCAGGATTCGTTCATTCAACTGGACGGCGCGTCCGCGAACGAAATGCTGCTGATCCGCGATCTTGCCATGCCGCTTAATTTCACGGGAAATGAACGCCGTAATCGAGGTGGCTTCGATAAGCGCAAATTCCCATCCACCCGCATGGGACTCGCAGCTCAATTGCGACAGGCGTTTCTGGATGCGCAGGATTACAAATCAAAGTGGACCGATTACGATCGCAAGAAGGCCGATGCCGCACGCGACAAGAAGCCCGAGCCGTCCGCTCCGAAACGCGATCTGAAACTTGAGTCGCTGCTGCCTTACCTCGAAGGCAAGAAAACCATTGTGCTGGCAGCAGAAGGCCCTAGTGAACTGCAAACCGCGGTCCGGTTGGCCAACGAATTCAAGCTGAAGTTCGTGCTCAACCACATCAGCCACTCCCAACCTGTATTGGACTACGTCGCCAGCCTGAAAGTGCCCGTGATCGTAGGCCCGATTTACGAAGCGCCCAAAGACGATGAGCGCTACGACGCCGTGTACAGCTTGCCTGCAGAACTTCACAAGCGCGGCGTGAAAGTCATATTCGCTTCCTACTCGGCCCACAACGTTCGCAATCTGCCGGACGAAGCGGGCTATGCGGTGGCATTCGGGTTGCCGTATGACGAAGCGCTCAAGGCGATTACATTGAACGCTGCCGAGGTCTGGGGTGTGGCGGACAAACTCGGATCACTCGACGTCGGCAAGACGGCCAACGTCGTCGTTGCCAATGGCGATCCGCTGGATGTAAAGACAGCCGTCAAGCAGGTGTACATTGAAGGACGCGCAATGCCGATGACCAATCGGCAAGTCTGGCTGCGCGATCAATATTCCAAGTAG
- a CDS encoding D-tyrosyl-tRNA(Tyr) deacylase, with translation MRAVVQRVSRAKVTVNGETTGEIGLGLLVLLGVGKEDTRVEADYLAEKIIGLRIFEDADGKMNLGVADVAGALLVVSQFTLYGDVRRGKRPSFDAAAPPQLARELYEYVVEKVRATGLRCETGRFQEMMKVELVNEGPVTILLDSSKVF, from the coding sequence ATGCGCGCCGTTGTCCAGCGTGTCAGTCGCGCCAAGGTCACGGTAAATGGCGAAACGACTGGCGAAATCGGCCTTGGACTGCTGGTGCTGCTCGGCGTCGGCAAAGAAGACACGCGCGTCGAAGCTGACTACCTGGCTGAGAAAATCATTGGTCTGCGGATCTTTGAGGATGCAGACGGCAAAATGAATCTTGGAGTTGCGGACGTCGCTGGAGCGCTGCTGGTGGTTTCGCAATTCACGCTTTACGGAGATGTCCGCCGCGGGAAACGCCCTTCGTTCGATGCGGCGGCGCCTCCCCAACTGGCGCGGGAATTGTACGAATATGTTGTAGAGAAGGTCCGCGCTACCGGTTTGCGATGCGAAACAGGACGTTTCCAGGAAATGATGAAGGTGGAACTAGTGAACGAAGGGCCGGTTACGATTCTGCTGGATTCCTCGAAGGTCTTCTAA
- a CDS encoding exo-alpha-sialidase, with amino-acid sequence MRANCNQSAHKCSWFAIVLASLALASMASAQVSLTQLSEDTFTNNTSQHATEVEPGAFTFGSTTVAAFQVARIFSGGGADIGFATTTDGGAHWTNGFLPGITIFQGNGQYQAASDAAVAYDALHAVWLISTLPIGNANAVAVSRSTDGTHWSNPSFVTKTGNPDKNWIVCDNTAASKFYGHCYSEWDSTDAGDFIQMSTSTDGGLTWSPAVGTQGNDFGIGGLPLVKPNGKVIVPILGFGGFVMAFTSTNGGATWTRAVNVGEFISHGEAGGLRSAGLPSAAIDAKGKVYVAWPDCRFRTNCASNDIVFSKSGSGTVWTAVKRIPIDAVTSTVDHFITGMAIQPGTAGATAHIGLAYYYYPVSNCGNSCSLFAGFIQSSTGGAKWSAPQVLGGPMNLSWLPDTFSGRMVADYIAVGFGGGKAFPIFALATAPTGSLFHQAIYTTAVGLAGDAPELEELSSAGDFPVPNAKSDHVIKPFRDNESIPSGDQPQTK; translated from the coding sequence ATGCGTGCAAATTGCAATCAGTCCGCCCACAAATGTTCGTGGTTCGCCATCGTGTTAGCTTCTCTCGCACTGGCGTCGATGGCTTCCGCCCAAGTCAGCCTCACCCAACTTAGCGAAGATACGTTCACGAACAACACCAGCCAGCACGCGACGGAAGTCGAACCGGGCGCGTTCACCTTCGGCAGCACCACCGTCGCCGCGTTCCAGGTCGCCCGCATTTTCAGCGGTGGGGGCGCCGACATCGGCTTTGCCACGACGACGGACGGCGGCGCACATTGGACCAACGGCTTTCTACCCGGGATCACAATTTTTCAGGGCAATGGACAATACCAGGCCGCCAGCGATGCCGCCGTTGCCTATGACGCCCTGCATGCTGTGTGGCTTATCTCGACGCTGCCCATCGGCAACGCGAATGCCGTCGCCGTCAGCCGCTCGACCGACGGCACCCACTGGAGCAACCCCAGTTTTGTCACCAAGACGGGCAACCCTGACAAGAACTGGATCGTCTGCGACAACACTGCCGCCAGCAAATTCTACGGACACTGCTATTCCGAATGGGATAGTACGGACGCCGGCGACTTTATCCAGATGAGCACTTCGACCGATGGTGGGCTGACCTGGAGTCCTGCGGTTGGCACGCAGGGCAACGATTTCGGAATCGGTGGCCTTCCCCTGGTAAAGCCAAATGGAAAAGTGATTGTCCCTATCTTGGGATTTGGCGGCTTTGTTATGGCGTTCACTTCGACCAATGGCGGCGCCACCTGGACCCGAGCGGTCAATGTCGGAGAATTCATCAGCCACGGTGAAGCAGGAGGACTCCGCAGCGCGGGATTACCTTCCGCAGCCATCGATGCGAAAGGCAAGGTCTATGTGGCGTGGCCGGATTGCCGGTTCCGCACGAACTGTGCCTCGAACGATATCGTGTTCAGCAAATCCGGCAGTGGCACAGTCTGGACCGCAGTCAAACGAATACCAATCGATGCGGTCACCAGCACGGTCGACCATTTCATTACCGGGATGGCAATCCAGCCGGGCACTGCGGGCGCGACCGCGCACATCGGGTTGGCCTATTACTACTATCCAGTTTCGAATTGCGGAAACAGCTGCTCGCTGTTTGCCGGTTTCATTCAATCCTCGACCGGGGGGGCAAAGTGGAGCGCTCCACAAGTCTTGGGCGGACCGATGAATCTCAGCTGGCTTCCGGATACGTTCTCCGGCCGGATGGTGGCTGATTACATTGCTGTTGGATTTGGCGGCGGCAAAGCGTTCCCGATTTTTGCCCTCGCCACGGCTCCAACCGGTTCCTTGTTTCACCAGGCGATCTACACAACCGCAGTCGGCCTCGCAGGGGATGCGCCGGAACTCGAGGAACTCAGTTCTGCTGGAGACTTCCCCGTGCCCAATGCAAAGTCCGATCACGTGATCAAACCATTCCGGGACAACGAGTCCATCCCGAGCGGAGATCAACCACAAACCAAGTAA
- a CDS encoding amidohydrolase family protein, with protein MKFAQRFAICIALFVALATSTAFSQTSAPPHDVVIKNAVVMTVTHGNIKNGSIYVKDGKIAAVGENVNAPAGVPVIDAGGKYVTPGIVDSHSHIALDDDVNEATSPITPHMMMKDAFDYQDKAIYRALAGGVTTSLLLHGSANMIGGQAIVIKHKYGLTRDELLFPNAPRSIKFASGENPKRVYGSRDQLPSTRMGNFAVQREALVQAQDYMREWDAYNEKVKRGDKDASPPKHDLKLEALADVLRGKLMVQIHCYRADEFLTEIAMAHEFGYKIRAFHHALEAYKVPEKLAAENIGIATFADWWGYKQEAWDAIPWNAVLSMRKGVRVAIKSDSEDYTRRLNQEAAKTMRYGGATEEEALKMITLNPAWIVGVDDHVGSIDVGKDADLVIWDGYPLSTNGVPEKVLIDGDVFFDRSLPGLGMTHYREGQ; from the coding sequence ATGAAGTTCGCCCAAAGATTCGCTATTTGTATCGCCTTGTTCGTGGCGCTCGCCACATCGACGGCGTTTAGCCAGACCTCCGCTCCTCCTCATGATGTGGTCATCAAGAATGCCGTCGTGATGACGGTGACGCACGGCAACATCAAGAATGGCTCCATCTATGTGAAAGATGGCAAGATCGCCGCTGTTGGCGAGAACGTCAATGCACCGGCCGGAGTTCCGGTGATCGACGCCGGCGGCAAGTACGTGACACCCGGCATCGTGGATTCGCATTCGCACATCGCGCTCGACGACGATGTGAACGAAGCCACCAGCCCAATCACGCCGCACATGATGATGAAAGACGCCTTCGACTATCAAGACAAGGCGATCTACCGCGCACTGGCCGGCGGCGTCACGACTTCGCTACTGCTGCACGGCTCCGCGAACATGATTGGCGGACAGGCCATCGTCATCAAACACAAATACGGGCTCACACGGGATGAACTGCTCTTCCCGAACGCGCCGCGATCCATCAAGTTTGCCAGTGGAGAGAATCCCAAACGCGTCTACGGCAGCCGGGATCAACTGCCCTCCACGCGCATGGGAAATTTTGCCGTGCAACGCGAAGCGCTCGTCCAGGCGCAGGACTACATGCGCGAATGGGATGCCTACAACGAAAAAGTGAAGCGCGGCGACAAGGACGCCTCTCCTCCGAAGCACGACTTGAAACTCGAAGCACTCGCCGACGTGCTGCGCGGTAAGTTGATGGTGCAGATCCATTGTTATCGCGCCGATGAATTTCTCACCGAGATCGCGATGGCGCATGAGTTCGGCTACAAGATTCGCGCCTTCCATCACGCGCTCGAGGCCTACAAGGTACCGGAAAAACTCGCCGCCGAAAATATTGGCATCGCGACTTTCGCTGACTGGTGGGGCTACAAGCAGGAAGCCTGGGACGCAATCCCGTGGAATGCCGTCCTCTCGATGCGCAAAGGCGTGCGCGTCGCGATCAAGAGCGATTCCGAAGACTACACGCGCCGGCTGAATCAGGAAGCAGCCAAGACGATGCGCTACGGAGGCGCCACCGAAGAAGAAGCTCTGAAGATGATTACCCTCAACCCCGCGTGGATCGTGGGCGTTGATGACCACGTGGGCTCGATCGATGTCGGCAAAGATGCTGACCTCGTGATCTGGGACGGTTATCCGCTCTCCACGAATGGAGTTCCGGAAAAAGTTTTGATTGATGGCGACGTATTCTTCGACCGCTCATTGCCCGGACTCGGGATGACGCACTATCGGGAGGGACAATGA
- the fabF gene encoding beta-ketoacyl-ACP synthase II: MPSTTSASTQRQASNLARRVVITGLGLICSLGNTTADVWPAILAGKSGVDRITGFDAAAFACQIAAEVKTFDPLNFIEKKEIKKMGRFIHFAIAASEEALKMSKLEITPENAERVGVHIGSGIGGFDVIEREHTALMQGGPRKISPFFIPASIINLAAGHVSMRSGAKGPNEATATACTTSAHSVGDSFRIIQHNDADVMIAGGAEAAITPMGVGGFAAMRALSTRNDDPTRASRPWDKDRDGFVIGEGAGILILEELEHARRRGAPILAEIVGYGMSSDAFHMTQPAPEHEGGFRVMRNALRDAGLESTVVGYVNAHGTSTPIGDTLEAHAIRNLFGKSVPVSSTKSMTGHLLGGAGGLEAGVTVLALRDQILPPTVNLDNQDPDTEGMDFVPHHARKAQFEYAMSNSFGFGGTNGALLFKRWTE, translated from the coding sequence ATGCCATCGACTACATCGGCAAGCACGCAAAGGCAGGCAAGTAACTTGGCGCGGCGGGTCGTTATCACAGGCTTGGGATTGATCTGCTCGTTGGGTAACACCACGGCAGACGTGTGGCCCGCGATATTGGCGGGCAAGAGTGGCGTCGACCGCATCACCGGGTTCGACGCTGCCGCCTTTGCCTGTCAGATTGCGGCCGAGGTCAAGACCTTTGACCCGCTGAACTTCATCGAGAAAAAAGAAATCAAGAAGATGGGGCGCTTCATTCACTTCGCGATCGCCGCGTCCGAAGAAGCGCTCAAGATGTCGAAGCTGGAAATCACGCCGGAGAATGCCGAGCGGGTGGGCGTGCACATCGGATCGGGTATCGGCGGGTTCGATGTCATCGAACGCGAGCACACTGCGTTAATGCAGGGTGGCCCGCGCAAGATCTCTCCATTTTTTATTCCCGCATCCATCATCAACCTCGCCGCTGGACACGTCTCCATGCGCTCCGGCGCGAAGGGGCCGAACGAAGCGACGGCCACGGCCTGCACGACCAGCGCGCACTCAGTCGGCGACTCGTTCCGCATCATTCAACACAATGACGCGGACGTAATGATTGCCGGTGGCGCTGAGGCCGCGATTACTCCCATGGGGGTCGGCGGATTCGCTGCCATGCGCGCACTCTCAACGCGCAACGACGATCCCACACGCGCCAGCCGTCCCTGGGACAAGGATCGCGATGGCTTTGTCATCGGAGAAGGCGCGGGCATTCTGATTCTCGAAGAACTGGAACATGCGCGGCGGCGCGGCGCTCCCATCCTGGCCGAGATTGTCGGCTACGGCATGAGTTCTGACGCGTTCCACATGACGCAGCCCGCTCCAGAACACGAAGGCGGTTTTCGCGTGATGCGCAACGCCCTGCGCGACGCCGGGCTGGAATCCACGGTCGTCGGCTATGTGAATGCCCACGGCACCTCGACTCCCATCGGCGATACGCTCGAGGCACACGCCATCCGCAATCTTTTTGGCAAGAGTGTGCCTGTCAGTTCGACGAAATCCATGACCGGGCACTTGCTGGGCGGGGCGGGCGGTTTAGAGGCGGGCGTGACCGTGCTCGCGCTGCGCGATCAGATTCTTCCCCCGACCGTCAACCTCGACAATCAGGATCCCGATACTGAAGGAATGGATTTCGTTCCCCACCACGCACGCAAGGCTCAGTTCGAATACGCCATGTCCAATTCCTTTGGCTTCGGTGGAACCAACGGAGCTCTGCTATTCAAGCGCTGGACCGAGTAG
- a CDS encoding BON domain-containing protein: MKKFLLLAVIASALSTAVPAQENRDALSQKGIDRITKEVRHELVMLPYYGVFDNLSYKVDPDGTVTLLGQAARPTLKSDAENAVKRIEGVEKVVNNIEVLPTSIGDDRIRRAVYRAIFGNSVLSQYQLRAVPPIHIIVNKGHVALEGVVARQMEKQIAGVQANGVSGVFSVANNLRVEEDDKKDDKKK, encoded by the coding sequence CCGCCGTGCCGGCACAGGAAAATCGAGATGCTCTCAGCCAAAAAGGTATTGATCGCATCACGAAAGAGGTGCGACACGAACTCGTCATGCTGCCGTACTACGGCGTGTTCGACAATCTGTCTTACAAAGTCGATCCCGACGGCACGGTGACGCTGCTCGGCCAAGCCGCTCGTCCGACGCTCAAGTCGGATGCGGAAAATGCCGTGAAGCGCATTGAAGGTGTGGAGAAAGTCGTCAACAACATCGAAGTCCTGCCGACTTCAATCGGCGATGACCGTATCCGCCGCGCCGTTTACCGCGCGATCTTTGGAAACTCGGTTCTCAGTCAATATCAACTGCGTGCGGTACCGCCGATCCACATCATCGTGAACAAAGGACACGTCGCTCTCGAAGGCGTGGTTGCCCGGCAGATGGAAAAGCAGATTGCCGGTGTCCAGGCGAATGGCGTTTCCGGCGTGTTCTCCGTCGCGAACAACCTTCGGGTGGAAGAGGACGACAAGAAAGATGACAAGAAGAAATAA
- a CDS encoding threonylcarbamoyl-AMP synthase has protein sequence MTVHPDIERAAALLRAGRLVVFPTETVYGLGANALDPDAVARIYAAKGRPATSPLIVHVASIEMAQSLVAGWPEIADRLARKFWPGPLTLVLEKKSAIPAIVTAGLSTVGLRMPAHPIAQALLRAAGLPLAAPSANRFTELSPTTADHVRQSLGDDVDLILDGGPCEVGIESTVLSLVGSQPVLLRPGGISRSEIEAVIGPVMTGPEVVIGAHPSPGMHARHYSPRTRLFLVRDGKVPEQGSGIYLRHEHPPSRKDIEIMQMPLHAPEYATVLYERLHQADAGEHEWIAVDSPPASSAWEAVNDRLRRASTPDLI, from the coding sequence ATGACCGTCCACCCAGACATCGAACGCGCTGCTGCGCTCTTGCGTGCTGGCCGTCTTGTCGTCTTTCCCACGGAAACCGTCTATGGCTTAGGTGCAAACGCCCTCGATCCAGACGCTGTCGCACGCATTTACGCGGCCAAAGGCCGCCCCGCGACCAGTCCTCTCATCGTCCACGTAGCCTCGATCGAGATGGCGCAGTCTCTGGTTGCAGGTTGGCCCGAAATCGCCGACCGCCTGGCGCGCAAGTTCTGGCCCGGCCCGTTGACGCTCGTCCTCGAGAAGAAGTCTGCGATTCCGGCGATTGTCACCGCCGGACTTTCCACCGTCGGCCTGCGCATGCCCGCACATCCTATCGCGCAAGCGTTGCTTCGCGCTGCCGGACTACCGTTAGCCGCGCCGAGCGCGAATCGTTTTACAGAACTTTCTCCGACCACTGCGGACCATGTGCGCCAGAGCCTGGGTGACGATGTCGATCTCATCCTGGACGGCGGCCCCTGCGAGGTCGGAATCGAATCAACCGTGCTGTCGCTCGTTGGCTCGCAGCCTGTGTTACTGCGTCCGGGTGGGATATCCCGCTCAGAAATTGAAGCAGTCATTGGCCCGGTGATGACGGGGCCTGAAGTCGTCATCGGCGCACATCCGTCGCCCGGAATGCACGCGCGCCACTACAGTCCGCGGACTCGCTTGTTTTTAGTAAGAGATGGAAAAGTGCCTGAGCAGGGGAGCGGAATTTACCTGCGGCATGAGCATCCACCGTCGCGCAAAGACATCGAGATTATGCAGATGCCGTTGCATGCCCCCGAATATGCGACTGTGCTCTACGAGCGACTCCATCAAGCCGACGCCGGTGAACACGAGTGGATCGCCGTTGACTCGCCGCCCGCATCCAGCGCTTGGGAAGCGGTAAACGACCGTCTTCGCCGTGCTTCAACGCCAGACCTAATTTAG
- the aqpZ gene encoding aquaporin Z: MSLSKRAVAEFLGTFWLVFGGCGSAVLAAAFPQLGIGFAGVALAFGLTVLTMAYAIGHISGCHLNPAVSVGLVAGKRFPASELLPYVIAQVLGGIAGAGVLFVIASGKPGFSLGGFASNGYGEHSPGEYSMIACLVAEVVLTFFFLMIIMGSTDKRAPSGFAPIAIGLGLTLIHLIGIPVTNLSVNPARSTGPAIFVGGWAISQLWLFWLAPIVGGALAGGIYNAVFGENK, from the coding sequence ATGAGCTTATCCAAAAGAGCCGTAGCAGAGTTTCTCGGAACGTTCTGGTTAGTCTTCGGTGGCTGCGGCAGCGCCGTGCTGGCAGCCGCATTTCCGCAACTCGGCATCGGATTCGCCGGTGTCGCACTCGCCTTCGGACTCACCGTCCTCACCATGGCCTACGCCATCGGGCACATTTCCGGATGCCATCTCAATCCCGCCGTGTCGGTTGGACTGGTCGCGGGCAAACGCTTTCCCGCGTCGGAATTGCTGCCCTACGTGATCGCGCAAGTTCTCGGCGGAATCGCCGGTGCGGGCGTCCTGTTCGTGATCGCCAGCGGAAAGCCAGGTTTCAGCCTGGGCGGTTTCGCTTCCAATGGCTACGGCGAGCACTCGCCGGGAGAATACTCGATGATCGCTTGCCTGGTCGCCGAAGTCGTTCTCACATTTTTCTTCTTGATGATCATCATGGGCTCCACCGACAAGCGCGCTCCGTCGGGTTTTGCCCCGATCGCGATCGGACTGGGACTCACGTTGATTCACCTGATCGGAATTCCCGTGACGAACCTCTCTGTCAATCCCGCACGCAGCACGGGGCCGGCAATCTTCGTTGGCGGATGGGCGATCTCGCAACTCTGGCTTTTCTGGCTCGCGCCGATCGTGGGCGGAGCGTTAGCGGGAGGGATCTACAACGCGGTGTTTGGAGAAAACAAGTAA